The following nucleotide sequence is from uncultured Draconibacterium sp..
TGGTTCCACGGTATCACAACATCGATCCGAAGCAAATTAAACAAAATAGAAAAGGCAGACTTTAATCTATACCATTAAAAAACCGGCTTCGTTCCTCAAAGCCGGTTTTTATTTTATCTAACAAAGATCTTTTTATAACTGGACAACAACTAAGCTACTTGCTTTATTGGCTTTTTCGCGCGCTTCATCCACTGAGTTAGCTCGTGCCAGACAAACTCCCATCCGGCGTTCGCCTTTAACTTCAGGTTTACCAAATAAACGCAACTGAGTATCCGGCTCACTCAAAACTTCAGTTAGGTTAGAAAAAGCAACTTGTTTCGATTCGCCTTTTACCATAATCACGCTACTTGCCGATGGCCCGTGAAATTTGATGTTTGGAATAGGCAAACCAAGAATTGCCCTAACGTGCAAGGCAAATTCACTCAAGTCCTGCGAAATCATCGTTACCATTCCGGTATCATGCGGACGTGGCGAAAGCTCGCTGAAATATACGGTATCGTTTTTCACAAAAAATTCAACGCCAAATAAACCGCGGCCACCCAGCGCCTCAACCACAGTTTTGGCAATGTGTTGTGCTTCAGTCAATGCCTTTTCTGACATGGCTTGTGGTTGCCACGACTCCTGGTAATCGCCGCCTTCCTGACGATGACCGATAGGCTCACAAAAAGAAACTCCCGCAACATGGCTGATGGTAAGCAAGGTTATTTCATAATCAAAATCAACAAAGCCTTCAACAATTACACGGTCGCTGTTTCCGCGTGCACCATCCATGGCGTAATTCCAGGCATAGTCAATATCGGCATCACTTTTTACAACACTTTGACCTTTGCCTGACGAACTCATGATCGGTTTCACCACACAGGGAAATCCAATTTCGTCGATCGCGGCTTCAAACTCTTCTTTCGATCCGGCAAATTTGTACGGCGAAGTAGAGAGCCCCAGTTCTTCTGCAGCCAAAGTCCTGATACCTTCACGGTTCATAGTAAGTCGGGTTGCATTAGCCGTTGGAATTACATGAAAACCTTCCTGTTCCAACTCCAGCAGTTTGTCGGTGGCAATGGCTTCTACTTCAGGGATGATATAATCAGGTTTTTCCGTTCTGATTATCTCTGCCAAACGTTCGCCATCTAGCATTGAAGCTACATAATAACGATCGGCAACCTGCATGGCAGGCGCATTTTCGTAGCTATCAACCGCTATTACTTCCACGCCGTAACGCTGAAATTCAATTACCACTTCTTTTCCTAATTCACCCGATCCAAGCAAAATAACTTTTGTTGCCGACGGCGAAAATTTTGTTCCTAAAACTACCTTTGTGCTCATCCCTGTTTTTTCTTTTTTTGATGCCGCAAAAATAGATTTATTTCCGATTGTACATTTTGATAATGGCCACCAAGACTGTTTTGCTAACATTTTATTGAAACTGCAACATTCTTTTTCAAACAAAAATCGAACTTAAGGAATGAACAAAGCAAAAACCTCCACCGTTATTCCCATATAAATATCTAACAATGAAATCAATAAAGAAGGAACAAATTAGCCAGGAGGTTTTCGACCTTTATGATGACTATGCACACAATCGAATCGATCGCAGAAAATTTGTTGAACGACTTTCGGCCTATGCCGTTGGAGGATTAACCGTCTCATCGCTCATGAGTTTTATTATGCCGAACTACCAGGATAAAATTCAGATTAAAGCAGATGATTCGCGACTGAAAACAGAAACGATTGAATACCAATCGCCCAAAGGTGGAGGTAAAATCAGTGGTCAATTGTCGAGACCCGCAGGAAACTCAAAAAAACTCCCTGGAATTGTGGTTGTGCACGAGAACCGTGGTTTGAATCCACATATTGCTGATGTTGGACGGCGTGCAGCACTGGCAGGCTTTATATCGGTTTCGCCCGATGCGCTTAGCCCGCTGGGTGGTTATCCGGGAAACGACGACGATGGCCGGACAATGCAACGTGAGCGTGACAGAGATGAAATGTTGCAGGACTTTATTGCTGCTTTCGAAACCCTGAAAGCACACCCGGAGTGTAATGGTAACATAGGTGTGGTTGGATTCTGTTTTGGCGGCTGGATATCGAATATGATGGCAGTTGAAGTTTCTGATCTAAAAGCAGCTGTTCCATTTTATGGCGGCCAGCCTTCGGAAGAGCAAACCAAACAAATTGAAGCACCGCTAATGTTGCATTATGCAGAACTGGACACACGTGTAAATGCCGGATGGCCCGATTATGAAGCAGCATTAAAAAAATACAATAAAGAATATAAAGCCTACATGTACCCGGGCGTGAACCACGGATTTCATAACGACACCACGCCACGATATGATGAAGCTGCGGCAAAACTTGCCTGGAATCGCACTATCGATTTCTTTAAAGAAAAGCTTGTTTAAGAATTTACAGCATCCTCAATTTCCGGCATAATTTTGTTTCTTTACAAAAACACAAATTATGTCGGTGATTATTGATGGTAAGAGCTACCAAACTTTTGAAACGTCACGTTTAATTCTTCGTCCGTGCGAGGAAAAAGATTCTAAGTTTATTTATCAATTATTAAATTCTGAAAAGTGGTTGCAATACATCGGCGACCGTGGTGTTTATTCGGAAGAAGAAGCCCGTTTGTATATTTGCGAAAAGATGTATCCACAGCTAAAAAAGGAAGGGTATGGGAACTATGTAGTCATTAGAAAAGCCGACAATGTTAAGATGGGTACTTGCGGACTTTTTGATCGTGAGGGGCTGGAAGGTATTGACATCGGTTTTGCCTTTTTGCCTGAATTTGAAGGCCAGGGTTATGCTTTTGAAGCTGCCGAAAAACTTAAGAACGTAGGAATTGAAGAATTTAAAATCAATAACATTACTGCCATCACGGCAAAGTACAATTTACGCTCGCAACGGTTACTGGAAAAACTTGGATTGAAATTTACTAAACACGTCACACTTCCAAATGATGATGAAGAGATTATGTTTTATCAGTTGAAGGATTGAAAAGGTTGCGAATAGTTCAGACTCACTAAGTCTATTTCAAGTATAGCTATTTTATCGTCATTTCGAATTTAGTTCGGAATCTGGTTAACTGGAAGATGCTGAAACAAGTTCAGCATGACGTATTAAAATGACAGCTTTGACATAAGCTACTCCTCATCCAACTCGACATAAAGTTGTGTTGCTTCAACTTTTGTTACCACTATCTTTTCATCCTTTTCAATAAAACCGGTAACAGCAACAGCATCGTAAACTTCGCCTTCAATGTTTATTTTTCCACCCGGGCGTAAAACGGTTTGTGCAATCCCCTTTCTCCCCTTTAATTCAAAAAGTTTGGTTTCAACACTAACAAAACCTTCGTTAACATGTTGCACCGTATTTAATGCAAAGTTTTTAAACATTCCGTGTTGCGCTGTAAACATACGTTTCCCGAGGTAAAGCGACAAAATAAAGCCCCCAAAAATACCGATTACAACAGTTGCCATTGCGGTCCCAACACCTTCTATTTGAACACCTTCAAAATCGAAGTTTACATTATTGATCAGGCTCAAAACCAGGCCAACAAAAACAAACGATATTCCCAAGGCTCCGGCAACTCCAAAGCCCGGAATCACAAATATTTCCACCGCAATAAGTATCAGCCCGACAATAAACAGCGCAATTTCCCAATGTTCGGCCAAACCTTCGAGGTAAAGCGGCATAAAATACAATACCGCTGCAAGAATCGCAATTCCCAGCGGAAACCCAATTCCCGGCGATTGCATCTCAAAATAAATACCGCCTACAATTGCCATGATGAGTAATCCGGAAACCACTGGAAGTACGAGAAAACCGATAATCTTCTCAATAAAAGTTGGCTCGTATTCAAACAACTCATAGTCATCTATACCCACCTGTTGAAGCACTTCGTCAACATTTTCGGCTATTCCTTCGCAAAAACCATTTTCCATTGCTTCCGAAGGAGTGAAGGTAAGCACCTGTCCCGTGTCTGAAACACCTTCAATAAAGATTCGTTCATCAACCATGGCCTCGGCAATTTTCGGATCGCGAAACCAATCTATAATCGTATCTCCACTGGCTGTTATCGTTGTATCTTTTCCGTGTGCCTCGGCAGTTGCCCGCATCGTAGATCGCATGTAACTTTGGTATTTATCGGGCATTGCCGCACCGGTTTGGTTGACCACGGTTGCCGCACCGATACTACCACCAGGGCGCATATATATGCCATCGCAGGCAATGGAAATCAACGCACCTGCCGATGCTGCGTTATTGTCGACAAACACATAAACCGGCATTTTACTTTGCAGAATTCGCGTACGTATCGAGTCGGCATCAACAACCGTTCCGCCATAGGTATTCATGTGAATCAGAAATACGTCGGCTTTTACCGAATCAGCTTCTTCAAAAGCCTGGCTAACCTGGCGTCGCGTTGCCGGGGTAATTTCGGATTTGATATTCAGAAGAAACACTTTTTTCTTGTTGGCCTCCTGTGCAAAAGCAGCTAAAGTGGCGAGTACAAATAACAAAATCCAGAAATTTTTCAGCTTCATGGCAATGATTTTTTTCAAGTTCCAAAATACAAAAAACAAATTACAAATTATGCTTTACTCTGAAACATTGGTGTCCGATAAGGATTGAGCAGATTTCTCGCTTCGCTCGAAATGACAAGGTCCAGATGGTCTTTACTCTGCGCTGCGGTTAAAGAATATTAAATTCATTCGGTTGCCAAATAGCTAGTCCGCTTAATTTTATAAATTTGCAGCTTAATTCTAAGTAATAATAATGGAACTTAATACATTAACAGCAATTTCGCCGGTAGACGGCAGGTACAGTAACAAAGTAGAAGGGTTGGGAAAATACTTCAGCGAATTTGCGCTGATTAAATACCGCTTGTTTACTGAGGTAGAATATTTTATCGCCTTGTGCGAGATTCCTTTGCCACAACTTGCTGATATACCGACTGACAAATTGGACAAACTTCGTGAGCTTCATAAAAACTTTTCATTGGAAGATGCGCAACGCATAAAAGACATTGAAAGTGTGACCAACCACGATGTAAAAGCTGTTGAGTATTTTATTAAAGATGAATTTGACAAGCTGGAACTGGGTAAATACAAAGAGTTTATTCACTTTGCGCTTACTTCTCAGGATGCTAACAATACCGCCATTCCAAAATCGATACAAGATGCTTTGGAAGAGGAATATTACCCGCTGCTTCAGGACCTGATCGAAAAACTGCTTACAATGGCCACTGAATGGAAAGATATTCCAATGTTGGCAAAAACGCACGGACAACCGGCGTCGCCAACAAAAGTAGGAAAAGAAATAAAGGTATTTATTGAGCGGATTATGGTGCAGCTGGTTCAGTTAAAATCAATTGCTATTGATGCCAAATTTGGTGGAGCAACAGGTAACTTTAATGCGCACTACGTTGCTTATCCTGATATTAACTGGGAAGATTTTGCCAATAAGTTTCTGAAAGACAAACTGGGATTAAACCGTTCGCAGTTCACCACTCAGATTTCGCACTACGATAACCACAGTGCCATTTTTGATGGATTAAAACGTATCAACAATATTATTCTCGATCTTGACCGCGACATTTGGAGTTATATTTCGATGAATTACTTCAAGCAGAAAATTAAAAAAGGCGAAGTGGGTTCATCAACGATGCCACATAAAGTTAATCCGATCGATTTTGAAAACTCGGAAGGAAACATTGGCATTGCAAATGCAGGTTTTGAGCAGCTGGCACAAAAACTTCCGGTTTCGCGTTTGCAGCGCGACCTGACCGACTCAACCGTTACCCGTTTTATTGGTGTTCCGTTTGGTCACACTCTAATTGCCATCAAATCAACGTTGAAAGGCTTGAACAAATTGCTGATCAACACTGCGGCCATCGAAAAAGATCTTGAAAATAACTGGGCAGTTGTTGCCGAGGCCATTCAAACTATTTTACGTCGCGAGTTTTTCCCAAATCCTTACGAGGCATTGAAAGATTTGACCCGTAAAAACGAGGTGATTGATAAAACAGCCATCCATAATTTTATTGATACGCTCAACGTTAGTGCTAATGTTAAAGAGGAACTGAAAGCCATCACTCCTCAAAACTATACCGGGATATTTTAAATTCCGCTGATTTCAACAAATGAAAGATTTAATAAAACTACTTCGTAGATTTTTACCTCCATACAAAAGCAAGGTTATACTCAACTTTGTATTTAACTTTTTGGCAGCCGTTTTTGGAGCCTTTTCCTTCGGGCTTTTGGCTCCTGTACTCGGAATACTTTTCGAAACCAAAGAATCGGTTCACGAATTGCTGCCATTTGAGTTTTCAGCAAAAGTTATCGAAAACAACCTTTCTTATTTCATAACCTGGATTATCGACCGTCACGGGCAGTCAAATGCGCTTATTTATATTGGGTTATTTATCGTTGTAATGGTAATGCTGAAAGTGGGTTTCACTTACCTTGCCAGCTTTATGATGATCGGAATTCGTAACGGTGTGGTTCGTGACATCCGTAGCAAAATATACCGCAAAATACTCGCCTTGCCACTGGGCTTTTTCAGCGATGAAAAGAAAGGTGATATAATGGCCCGAATGACTGGTGACGTGCAGGAAATTGAGAATTCGGTGATGAATTCGCTTGATATGCTGTTCAAAAACCCGATGCTGATTTTCATTTCTCTGGCCTACATGATTTACACCAGCTGGTCGCTCACCATTTTCGTTTTTGTGATGTTGCCGGTTACCGGTTTCCTGATTGGCCGTGTGGGAAAAAGCCTTAAAAGACAATCGCGGAAAGGACAAAACAAGCAAGGCGAAATTCTATCGGTAATTGATGAAGATATTACCGGATTGCGTGTGATTAAAGCTTTTACTGCCGAGAAAAAAGCGATTGACCGTTTCGAGCGCGAAAACGAAAACTACAAGCTGATCATGAACAAACTGATGAGCCGCTACTTTTTGGCGCACCCGATGAGCGAATTTCTGGGAACAGCCGTAATCGTTATCGTTTTGTGGTATGGCGGAAACCTTATTTTATCGGGAGAAGCCGGGGCACTTAGTCCTCAGCAGTTTATTGTTTATCTCGTGTTCTTTTACAATATTATAAATCCTGCAAAAGCGTTTTCAACTGCACTGTACGCCGTTGAAAAAGGACTCGCGTCAATGGAGCGGATTGATAAAATACTCGGACAGGAAAACAGCATCAAAAACACCGACAAAGCTCAGCATAAATCGGAGTTTGACGCTTCAATCGAATTTCGCGATGTTAGCTTTAAATATGTAAATGATTACGTTTTAAAAGACGTTAACCTTACGGTAAATAAAGGCCAAACAGTTGCTTTGGTTGGAAAATCGGGCTCTGGCAAAACAACAATGGTTGACTTGCTTCCTCGTTTTTGGGATGTTACTGAAGGTGGAATTTATATTGATGGCGTTGACATCCGCGAATTGAAAATGCACGACTTACGTAGCTTAATGGGAAATGTAAACCAGGAAGCTATACTCTTTAACGATACTTTCTTTAACAACATCGCATTTGGAGTTGAAGATGCCACTGAAGAAGCTGTAATAAACGCGGCGAAGATTGCCAATGCGCACGATTTTATTACGGTAACTGAGAACGGTTATTACACCAACATTGGCGACCGTGGCGATAAACTTTCGGGCGGACAAAAGCAACGTATTTCTATTGCCCGTGCGATTTTGCGGAATCCACCGATTCTTATTCTCGACGAAGCAACTTCGGCGTTGGATACCGAATCGGAAAAACTGGTACAGGAAGCATTGGAAAACCTGATGAAAAACCGCACTTCGTTGGTTATTGCACACCGTTTATCAACAATTAAACACGCCAATCTGATTTGTGTATTACACGAAGGTAAAATTGTAGAACAAGGTACACATGAAGAATTAATGGAGCTTGGCGGGCGCTACAAGAAATTACATGGCATGCAGATGTTTTAAATAAGCGGCGAGCCGCTAGTTTCTAGCTACGAGATGCCAGAACATCAACCAAATGAATAGTTTTAATGGGTAGTTTCTGTTTTTTAATATAGGCATCCATATTCATTAGGCACGAAGCTTCGGTAGATACAATATATTCGGCACCGGTTTTTAGTGCATGTTCAACCTTTTGCTCAGTCATTGCCGTTGAAATGTTATGGAATTTAGCTGCAAATGTCCCCCCAAAACCACAACAGGTCTCAAGCTTTTCCATTTCAATCAACTCCAAACCTTTTACTGCACTTAATAATTTCCGGGGCTCTTCTTTAATACCATATTCGCGCAAACCGGCACACGAGTCGTGAAACGTAACTTTATGATTGAAAGTCGCCCCAAGTTCTGTCACCTTTAAATGATTCACCAAAAAGTCTGTAAACTCGAACACCTTTTTCCGGATCTCATTCGTCTTTCTGAGCAACTCCTCGTCTTCTTCAAATAACTTGTGGTAATAGTTGCGAATGAAGCCCGTACAAGAAGCTGAAGGAGCCACAACCATGTTTGCCAATTCAAAATCGTCAAGAAATTTTTTGGCAACAGTTTTTGCCTCTTTCCAATACCCGCTGTTAAAAGCCGGTTGCCCGCAACAGGTTTGTTTTGGATTGTATTTCACATCGCACCCCACCTTTTCCAGCAGGCTTACAAAACTTCCTGCCGTTTCAGGATAAAACTGATCGATAAAACATGGAATAAAGACGTTGATTTGCATTGCCTCGAATTTGTGGTGAAAATAACACTTATAAGCTGAAGAATTAAATATTTCACCAGGAATTTAATTCAATAAAAAAGGCCTTACTAAAGTAAGACCTTTGTGCTTTTGCACGGGAGGAGAGACTCGAACTCCCGACACCTGGTTTTGGAGACCAGTGCTCTACCAACTGAGCTACACCCGTGTTTCATTTTGCGAGTGCAAATATAGTAATTCAATTCAAATTACCTAAGCCGGCGAAAGAAATTATTTGAAATACACGAAATCGTTTTGAAAGGAATATTCGTTCTCATTTTATCGCTTGTGATTAAAAGCATCTGAGAAGAATATAAGCATAAAGTTGTACTAAAATTTTATTGATTTGACCAGTATTAAATGGCAAAAACAGGAATTTTGAAACATAATTTTATAACATATCACTAAAAGCAAACTCAAAAACGCCATATTTCACTAAAAAAGAGCCAGTTAAAATCTAAGTGAAACAAAAAGTTATCAACAGTTTAGAGCAAAAAAAAATCCATCGAAAAACTTCGATGGATTTTGGCGGAGAGAGAGGGATTCGAACCCCCGGTACCTCGCGGTACAACGGTTTTCAAGACCGCCGCATTCGACCACTCTGCCATCTCTCCAGATGCGGTGCAAAAGTAGATTAATTTTTTAAAGTACAAAACACTTTTT
It contains:
- the purT gene encoding formate-dependent phosphoribosylglycinamide formyltransferase, whose amino-acid sequence is MSTKVVLGTKFSPSATKVILLGSGELGKEVVIEFQRYGVEVIAVDSYENAPAMQVADRYYVASMLDGERLAEIIRTEKPDYIIPEVEAIATDKLLELEQEGFHVIPTANATRLTMNREGIRTLAAEELGLSTSPYKFAGSKEEFEAAIDEIGFPCVVKPIMSSSGKGQSVVKSDADIDYAWNYAMDGARGNSDRVIVEGFVDFDYEITLLTISHVAGVSFCEPIGHRQEGGDYQESWQPQAMSEKALTEAQHIAKTVVEALGGRGLFGVEFFVKNDTVYFSELSPRPHDTGMVTMISQDLSEFALHVRAILGLPIPNIKFHGPSASSVIMVKGESKQVAFSNLTEVLSEPDTQLRLFGKPEVKGERRMGVCLARANSVDEAREKANKASSLVVVQL
- a CDS encoding dienelactone hydrolase family protein, coding for MKSIKKEQISQEVFDLYDDYAHNRIDRRKFVERLSAYAVGGLTVSSLMSFIMPNYQDKIQIKADDSRLKTETIEYQSPKGGGKISGQLSRPAGNSKKLPGIVVVHENRGLNPHIADVGRRAALAGFISVSPDALSPLGGYPGNDDDGRTMQRERDRDEMLQDFIAAFETLKAHPECNGNIGVVGFCFGGWISNMMAVEVSDLKAAVPFYGGQPSEEQTKQIEAPLMLHYAELDTRVNAGWPDYEAALKKYNKEYKAYMYPGVNHGFHNDTTPRYDEAAAKLAWNRTIDFFKEKLV
- a CDS encoding GNAT family N-acetyltransferase yields the protein MSVIIDGKSYQTFETSRLILRPCEEKDSKFIYQLLNSEKWLQYIGDRGVYSEEEARLYICEKMYPQLKKEGYGNYVVIRKADNVKMGTCGLFDREGLEGIDIGFAFLPEFEGQGYAFEAAEKLKNVGIEEFKINNITAITAKYNLRSQRLLEKLGLKFTKHVTLPNDDEEIMFYQLKD
- a CDS encoding NfeD family protein, with product MKLKNFWILLFVLATLAAFAQEANKKKVFLLNIKSEITPATRRQVSQAFEEADSVKADVFLIHMNTYGGTVVDADSIRTRILQSKMPVYVFVDNNAASAGALISIACDGIYMRPGGSIGAATVVNQTGAAMPDKYQSYMRSTMRATAEAHGKDTTITASGDTIIDWFRDPKIAEAMVDERIFIEGVSDTGQVLTFTPSEAMENGFCEGIAENVDEVLQQVGIDDYELFEYEPTFIEKIIGFLVLPVVSGLLIMAIVGGIYFEMQSPGIGFPLGIAILAAVLYFMPLYLEGLAEHWEIALFIVGLILIAVEIFVIPGFGVAGALGISFVFVGLVLSLINNVNFDFEGVQIEGVGTAMATVVIGIFGGFILSLYLGKRMFTAQHGMFKNFALNTVQHVNEGFVSVETKLFELKGRKGIAQTVLRPGGKINIEGEVYDAVAVTGFIEKDEKIVVTKVEATQLYVELDEE
- the purB gene encoding adenylosuccinate lyase; the protein is MELNTLTAISPVDGRYSNKVEGLGKYFSEFALIKYRLFTEVEYFIALCEIPLPQLADIPTDKLDKLRELHKNFSLEDAQRIKDIESVTNHDVKAVEYFIKDEFDKLELGKYKEFIHFALTSQDANNTAIPKSIQDALEEEYYPLLQDLIEKLLTMATEWKDIPMLAKTHGQPASPTKVGKEIKVFIERIMVQLVQLKSIAIDAKFGGATGNFNAHYVAYPDINWEDFANKFLKDKLGLNRSQFTTQISHYDNHSAIFDGLKRINNIILDLDRDIWSYISMNYFKQKIKKGEVGSSTMPHKVNPIDFENSEGNIGIANAGFEQLAQKLPVSRLQRDLTDSTVTRFIGVPFGHTLIAIKSTLKGLNKLLINTAAIEKDLENNWAVVAEAIQTILRREFFPNPYEALKDLTRKNEVIDKTAIHNFIDTLNVSANVKEELKAITPQNYTGIF
- a CDS encoding ABC transporter ATP-binding protein, which encodes MKDLIKLLRRFLPPYKSKVILNFVFNFLAAVFGAFSFGLLAPVLGILFETKESVHELLPFEFSAKVIENNLSYFITWIIDRHGQSNALIYIGLFIVVMVMLKVGFTYLASFMMIGIRNGVVRDIRSKIYRKILALPLGFFSDEKKGDIMARMTGDVQEIENSVMNSLDMLFKNPMLIFISLAYMIYTSWSLTIFVFVMLPVTGFLIGRVGKSLKRQSRKGQNKQGEILSVIDEDITGLRVIKAFTAEKKAIDRFERENENYKLIMNKLMSRYFLAHPMSEFLGTAVIVIVLWYGGNLILSGEAGALSPQQFIVYLVFFYNIINPAKAFSTALYAVEKGLASMERIDKILGQENSIKNTDKAQHKSEFDASIEFRDVSFKYVNDYVLKDVNLTVNKGQTVALVGKSGSGKTTMVDLLPRFWDVTEGGIYIDGVDIRELKMHDLRSLMGNVNQEAILFNDTFFNNIAFGVEDATEEAVINAAKIANAHDFITVTENGYYTNIGDRGDKLSGGQKQRISIARAILRNPPILILDEATSALDTESEKLVQEALENLMKNRTSLVIAHRLSTIKHANLICVLHEGKIVEQGTHEELMELGGRYKKLHGMQMF
- a CDS encoding (Fe-S)-binding protein, with the protein product MQINVFIPCFIDQFYPETAGSFVSLLEKVGCDVKYNPKQTCCGQPAFNSGYWKEAKTVAKKFLDDFELANMVVAPSASCTGFIRNYYHKLFEEDEELLRKTNEIRKKVFEFTDFLVNHLKVTELGATFNHKVTFHDSCAGLREYGIKEEPRKLLSAVKGLELIEMEKLETCCGFGGTFAAKFHNISTAMTEQKVEHALKTGAEYIVSTEASCLMNMDAYIKKQKLPIKTIHLVDVLASRS